Part of the Flavobacterium alkalisoli genome is shown below.
AGTATCTGTTTGAAACAAATGAGTGCTTTCGGCAAAAAAGAAAAACAACGTACCGCCCGTCAATAATATGGCTGTTGTTATTACCACAATTTTAGAGTTAAGGGTAATAACCCTCACCGTGGTATGCATCTTCCTGTTGAATACAATATTTAAGATAAATCGCTTAATGTACCTAAGGAAGTTGAAAACAATGTTGTATCCTAAACCTCCCAGAATGATAAGGTGCATTACAATCCATTGGAACATATAAGCTCCCTGTAATGCCGTATCGTTAAGTCCGCTGGAAAGTGTAGAGAATCCGGCATTACAAAACGCCGATATAGAATGGAATACCGAAAAGAAAAACTTATTCTTTATCTCCGGTATATCGCTAATGTAATAATAAATAAAGGCCGCACCTACAATTTCTATACTTACGGTAAATACTACTACCCTCATGGCCAGTCGCATTACATCATGAAGCCCTTCACTCTCTACAAAGCTACTCACATTCATTCCTTCCCTAAAGGAAGAACCCTGTTTAAAAAAATAGGCAAAAAATGAGGTAAAAGTAAGCATCCCTATACCCCCTAACTGTATTAATATCAATATTACCGTTTTGCCCATAAAGGTAAAATCATGAGCCGTATCCAGCACTACAAGACCTGTAACACATACCGCACTGATAGATGTAAACAAGGCATCGGTAAAGCTAATTCCATGTGTGGTGGCATTAGGCAGCATCAGTAAAAATGCACCTATAAGTCCCACTACCGCAAAACTCCCTACAAATAAAACCGTAGGGTTATAGTATATGGCATATAATTTTCGAATCAGGTTGGTAAGCCTCAAAAAGAAGTAAATGATAAGGCCTGTATCCAGTATATAATTTACATCGTGCAGCCTGCCATACTCATCGCCGGTAATAAAGGCAAAAGATGCCATAATAAACGTTATTACCAGTACCAGTATGTTTGCCTTAAACATTTTACGCCTTCCCGGCCTGTAAGCATGCTTAATGCGCAGCACATTAAACCCTATAAGTGCTATTATAAGCAGGGTAAGGTAAAGCGTTTTATGGTCCAGCCATGTGGTTATGACGTTTTCATATCCAAAATCAAAAATCAGGAAGACAATTAGCAGGATGTCAATAAAGCCGTAAATTTTTGATAAAGTATATGCCAGATTTCTAGCCATTGCCTATTTTTTAAGTTTTTCGCGTATCTCCGCCATTAATTCCGTTCCTCCATTCGCAAGCACTTCTTCAGCACAGTCATTACCAAAGTTACTAAAGTCTACCGACAACGGCATTGCCTTTTCAACATGAATTTTCTGCTTTCCGTCTATAGACAGTAATGTCCCTTCAAAGCGTATTTCATTGTTTACAAAAGTAGCAAGTGCACCAATAGGGGCCGTACAGCCTCCTTCCAGTTTCTTTAGGAACTGGCGTTCTATATGGGTGGCAATTTCTGTTTCTTTATGGTTTAATTTGGCAAGCGCCTCCCTGCAATGGCTGTCATTTTCCATAGCTACCACAAGCATTGCTCCCTGTGCAGGTGCAGGAATCATCCAGTCGAGTACCATGTGGTTTTCCGGAAGCAGGTTTATACGCTCCAGTCCGGCACTGGCAAATACAGCACCGTTCCAGTCACTTTCACTAAGTTTTCTAAGCCTTGTATTTACATTACCCCTTAAATCGGTTACCGAATGGTGCGGATGCCTGTTAAGCCATTGTGCCTGCCTTCTAAGGCTGCCTGTAGCAATGGTACCGGCTCCGTGTAAAAATTCAAGATCTCCTTTATGCACCAGTATGTCGTGTACATTGGCACGCTCTAAAACCGCTGCCTGCACTATACCTTTTGGCAGGGCAGTAGGCACATCTTTCATAGAATGTACAGCAATATCCACCTGCCCTTTTATCATAGCGACATCAAGGGTTTTGGTAAATATTCCTGTTATTCCGAATTCGTAAAGGGGAATGTCCAGCACTACGTCACCGTCTGATTTTACTGCTACAATTTCGGTAGCATATCCTAAATCTTCCAGCTTCTTTTGTACAGTATGAGCCTGCCAAAGGGCAAGCTCACTATCTCTTGTGCCTATTCTGATGGCTTTGTTCATTTTGAAGTATTTTCAATCTTAAAGACTTTTTCAATCCATTCGATACTTTCATCTACCATGGTATCGCTGTCTTTTAAGTGATTCGCAAAGTGTGTTGTAATTTTCTGAATTATTCTCTTACTGATTATCTCAGCCTGCTCTTCATCAAAATTACTTATTTTTTTGCGTTGAAAGTTAAGTTCGGTTTCTTTTATTGAGTTAAGCTTTTCCTTAAGCGCGTGTATGGTGGGCGCAAATTTCCTGGCATTCATCCAGTTGATAAATTCATCCTTGATCTCCTCAATAATCGCTTCGGCAGCAGGAATGTGTTTTTTCCTGTTTTCCAGTGTACCATCGGTTATTTTAGAAAGATCGTCAAGGTGAACAACTGTTACATTATCCAGTTCCTTCACGTTATCATGAACGTTTTTAGGAATAGAAAGATCCAGTATTAAAAGTGGTTTATTAAGCTTAAGTATATCTTTATCTATAGTTGGCATAGGTGCCCCTGTAGCTACCACAAGCACATCGGCCTTAGGTATTTCAAGCGGAAGCACATCATAATCCTTAACCACAAGGTTAAATTTACCGGCAATCTTTTCTGCCTTTTCCTTTGTCCTGTTTACAAGAACAATGTGGTCATTCTTAGTGTGCTTAACAAGGTTCTCGCAGGTATTGCGGCCTATTTTTCCGGTTCCGAAAAGCAGTAT
Proteins encoded:
- a CDS encoding TrkH family potassium uptake protein codes for the protein MARNLAYTLSKIYGFIDILLIVFLIFDFGYENVITTWLDHKTLYLTLLIIALIGFNVLRIKHAYRPGRRKMFKANILVLVITFIMASFAFITGDEYGRLHDVNYILDTGLIIYFFLRLTNLIRKLYAIYYNPTVLFVGSFAVVGLIGAFLLMLPNATTHGISFTDALFTSISAVCVTGLVVLDTAHDFTFMGKTVILILIQLGGIGMLTFTSFFAYFFKQGSSFREGMNVSSFVESEGLHDVMRLAMRVVVFTVSIEIVGAAFIYYYISDIPEIKNKFFFSVFHSISAFCNAGFSTLSSGLNDTALQGAYMFQWIVMHLIILGGLGYNIVFNFLRYIKRFILNIVFNRKMHTTVRVITLNSKIVVITTAILLTGGTLFFFFAESTHLFQTDTLFGKVTSAAFTSVTARTAGFNTFDFADLTMPAILFVIFLMWIGASPGSTGGGIKTSTFALATLNIISIAKGKEHIELRGRKINNQSVKRAFAIICISLIVIGMGILMILFFEKDFTLIQIAFETFSAFSTVGLSLGITASLSIGSKYVLIFVMFFGRIGLLNLLIGMMKRLHTQSYEYPEENILIN
- the hemC gene encoding hydroxymethylbilane synthase, which encodes MNKAIRIGTRDSELALWQAHTVQKKLEDLGYATEIVAVKSDGDVVLDIPLYEFGITGIFTKTLDVAMIKGQVDIAVHSMKDVPTALPKGIVQAAVLERANVHDILVHKGDLEFLHGAGTIATGSLRRQAQWLNRHPHHSVTDLRGNVNTRLRKLSESDWNGAVFASAGLERINLLPENHMVLDWMIPAPAQGAMLVVAMENDSHCREALAKLNHKETEIATHIERQFLKKLEGGCTAPIGALATFVNNEIRFEGTLLSIDGKQKIHVEKAMPLSVDFSNFGNDCAEEVLANGGTELMAEIREKLKK
- the hemA gene encoding glutamyl-tRNA reductase, producing MENNNLSRHLYFYAIGLSYRKADAETRGKFSLGNEAKLNVLEQAKNEDISSLIVTSTCNRTEIYGFAQHPFQLIKLLCDNSQGSVEEFQRVAFVYKGKEAINHIFRVGTGLDSQILGDFEIISQIKTSFIESKSRGLANAFMERLVNCVIQASKKIKNETELSSGATSVSFASVQYILNNVEDVSNKGILLFGTGKIGRNTCENLVKHTKNDHIVLVNRTKEKAEKIAGKFNLVVKDYDVLPLEIPKADVLVVATGAPMPTIDKDILKLNKPLLILDLSIPKNVHDNVKELDNVTVVHLDDLSKITDGTLENRKKHIPAAEAIIEEIKDEFINWMNARKFAPTIHALKEKLNSIKETELNFQRKKISNFDEEQAEIISKRIIQKITTHFANHLKDSDTMVDESIEWIEKVFKIENTSK